The Chryseobacterium geocarposphaerae genome has a window encoding:
- a CDS encoding HU domain-containing protein, translating into MNISAYILEYLKQFGSVVVPGFGVFSLENSKAIINSDNGSILPPASQIAFSPDYEIQSDELAAFIAAQKQMSLGASKSDLKIQTDFWKKKLQADQVLEIQNLGKLFIHDDQISFSGNRLENDRPDFYGLEEIRISDIKNSEKKEKSVESKKDYTFNKSILWTFLVVVPVLGIAYLGYSQQELIFGKKSFDSVSVQTKTKRIEKIVPVKVDSATMKVSDTLKKDSLRKDSIIKPAVAKPVRSTAPKFKSKWQK; encoded by the coding sequence ATGAATATTTCAGCATACATTTTAGAATATTTGAAACAGTTTGGAAGCGTCGTGGTTCCGGGCTTTGGTGTGTTTTCTTTAGAAAATTCAAAAGCAATTATCAATTCAGATAATGGAAGTATCCTGCCTCCTGCAAGTCAGATTGCTTTTTCTCCGGATTACGAAATCCAGTCTGATGAATTAGCTGCTTTTATTGCTGCTCAAAAACAAATGTCACTAGGAGCTTCTAAGAGTGATTTGAAGATTCAGACCGATTTTTGGAAGAAAAAACTTCAGGCAGATCAGGTGTTGGAAATCCAGAATTTAGGAAAGCTTTTTATACACGATGATCAGATTAGTTTCAGTGGAAACCGTCTTGAAAATGATCGCCCTGATTTTTACGGATTGGAAGAAATCAGAATTTCTGATATTAAAAATTCTGAAAAGAAAGAGAAATCTGTAGAGTCTAAAAAAGATTATACATTCAATAAATCTATTCTTTGGACATTCCTTGTGGTAGTTCCTGTATTAGGGATTGCTTATCTGGGGTATTCTCAACAAGAGCTTATTTTCGGGAAAAAGTCTTTTGACAGTGTTTCTGTGCAGACTAAAACAAAGAGAATAGAAAAAATAGTTCCTGTAAAAGTAGATTCTGCAACCATGAAAGTTTCAGATACTTTGAAAAAAGATTCTTTAAGAAAAGATTCTATTATAAAACCAGCTGTTGCGAAACCGGTTAGATCCACAGCTCCAAAATTTAAATCGAAATGGCAAAAATAA
- a CDS encoding acyl-CoA thioesterase — protein sequence MAKIKKASESLTVMTNIVLPNDTNQLRNLFGGELLARMDRCASISATRHCERRVVTASVNHVSFDYPIPEGGIVVMESKVSRAFSTSMEIYVDVWLDDPINQKKIHTNSGIYTFVAVDEFNRPIPIPEMEPETELEKDRFAAALRRKELSLILSGRMKPSESIELKKLFQEA from the coding sequence ATGGCAAAAATAAAAAAAGCGTCAGAATCTTTGACGGTGATGACGAATATTGTACTTCCCAATGATACCAATCAGCTGAGAAATCTTTTTGGTGGAGAATTGCTGGCAAGAATGGACCGATGTGCATCAATTTCCGCAACCCGACATTGTGAAAGAAGAGTGGTGACGGCATCTGTAAATCACGTATCGTTTGATTATCCTATTCCTGAAGGAGGGATTGTTGTGATGGAATCTAAAGTTTCAAGAGCTTTTTCCACATCAATGGAAATTTATGTGGATGTTTGGCTGGATGATCCGATCAATCAGAAAAAAATACATACCAACTCTGGGATCTATACCTTCGTGGCAGTAGATGAATTTAACAGACCGATTCCGATTCCGGAAATGGAGCCTGAAACAGAACTTGAAAAAGACCGTTTTGCAGCAGCATTAAGAAGAAAAGAATTATCACTGATTCTTTCCGGAAGAATGAAACCTTCGGAATCTATAGAATTAAAGAAACTTTTTCAGGAAGCTTAA
- a CDS encoding SdpI family protein, translated as MKLHKFIFGLSILLLAGYSVFLAVKFPSIKEIIPVHYSSGGADGFGSKMFLWLEVGINAILLFFIGLIIAYPQKAFGKESDFLETSREKAIKNRQIFLSVLSVIITLIFCGLSLKEII; from the coding sequence ATGAAGTTACATAAGTTTATTTTCGGACTTTCCATATTGTTATTGGCAGGCTACAGTGTTTTTTTAGCTGTTAAGTTTCCCTCTATTAAGGAAATTATTCCCGTTCACTATTCTTCCGGAGGAGCAGATGGTTTCGGAAGTAAAATGTTTTTGTGGCTGGAAGTCGGTATTAATGCAATTCTATTATTTTTTATAGGATTAATTATCGCATATCCGCAAAAGGCATTTGGAAAGGAAAGCGATTTTCTGGAAACCTCCAGAGAAAAAGCAATAAAAAACCGACAAATATTTTTGTCGGTGCTATCTGTAATAATTACATTAATTTTTTGTGGCCTCTCTTTAAAAGAGATTATTTAA
- a CDS encoding 2-hydroxyacid dehydrogenase: MRILLLDKNHPLITEQLLAKNCILEEDFTSSYDEVCSKIENYDGVIIRSRIPLDKNFLEKAKNLKFIARVGAGMENIDIPVAEKLGIQLINSPEGNRDSVAEHVVGMLLILMNRLFIASQEVKNGIWLREENRGDELLGKTVGLIGYGNMGKATAKRLSGFGCKVIFYDILPDLSDEYATQVSLEELKEKAEVLSLHIPLTAETHYLVDSAFIAEMKNNFYFVNTARGKNVETKSLVDAIESGKVKGACLDVLEYEKSSFENIESENETLQYLLHSEKAIVTPHIAGWTHQSKEKLAQVIVDKIVASFL, encoded by the coding sequence ATGAGAATTTTACTCCTTGATAAAAATCACCCGCTTATTACTGAACAGCTTTTGGCTAAAAATTGTATCCTGGAAGAAGATTTTACGTCTTCTTATGATGAGGTTTGCAGTAAAATTGAAAACTATGACGGGGTGATTATAAGAAGCAGGATTCCTTTGGATAAGAACTTTCTAGAAAAGGCAAAAAATCTGAAATTCATTGCAAGAGTAGGAGCAGGAATGGAAAATATTGATATTCCCGTAGCTGAAAAATTGGGCATACAGCTGATTAATTCTCCTGAAGGAAACAGAGATTCTGTGGCAGAACATGTTGTCGGAATGCTTCTGATTTTAATGAATCGTCTTTTTATTGCTTCTCAGGAAGTGAAAAACGGGATCTGGCTTCGTGAAGAAAACAGGGGAGATGAGCTTCTTGGTAAAACGGTGGGCTTAATCGGTTATGGAAATATGGGAAAGGCAACAGCAAAACGACTTTCCGGTTTCGGATGTAAAGTGATTTTTTATGATATCCTTCCTGATCTTTCTGATGAATATGCAACCCAGGTTTCTTTGGAAGAATTAAAAGAAAAAGCCGAAGTTTTAAGTCTCCATATTCCTCTGACTGCTGAAACACATTATCTTGTTGACTCGGCATTCATCGCTGAAATGAAGAATAATTTTTATTTTGTGAATACAGCAAGGGGGAAAAATGTAGAAACTAAAAGTTTAGTTGATGCGATTGAGTCAGGAAAGGTGAAAGGAGCCTGTCTTGATGTATTGGAGTATGAGAAATCTTCTTTTGAGAATATAGAATCTGAAAATGAAACATTACAATATTTATTGCATTCGGAAAAAGCAATTGTGACCCCTCATATTGCCGGATGGACGCATCAAAGTAAAGAAAAACTGGCACAGGTAATCGTGGATAAAATTGTAGCTTCGTTTTTATAA
- a CDS encoding serine hydrolase domain-containing protein, translated as MKKLSFVLISALFFGVISCKKKEEKQSEPVYTSSLPNYGKVDLNTVFTDDDRILSDKNTITQYIDEYYQKVWEKGNLSGGILVAKGDEILYENYRGFGREGNQMPIGKNTPLHVASVSKTMTAMAMMKLIEAGKIKLSDHLSQFFPGFPYPNVTVQTLLDQRSGLPKYEYFITKIKPEPAELSKTFITNQDVLNMIIKYKPELARDTDTGFMYCNTNFALLALLIEKVTKTPFPKAMEEMVFAPLKMKNTYIFQEKDIPTASQSFYFGGNKLYPLDRLDLIYGDKNVYTTPRDLFNFSKAMFSKDFLKPELMKMVFEPYSNEKFGMNNYGLGFRMKIFDNGEKLTYHNGWWHGSNSVFAHLLKSKVTIVAIGNKYSGRVYTALALSGLFEDFPQQKAKLHTVMNDNKDSLNGGNEVFGE; from the coding sequence ATGAAGAAGCTTAGTTTTGTACTTATTTCCGCCTTATTTTTTGGTGTTATCTCCTGTAAAAAGAAAGAAGAAAAACAGTCTGAACCTGTTTACACTTCCAGTTTACCAAACTATGGAAAAGTAGATTTAAATACTGTTTTTACCGATGACGACAGAATACTTTCTGACAAAAATACAATCACGCAATATATTGATGAATATTATCAAAAGGTTTGGGAAAAAGGAAATTTAAGTGGAGGAATTTTGGTGGCGAAAGGAGATGAGATACTCTACGAAAACTACAGAGGCTTCGGAAGGGAAGGAAATCAGATGCCTATTGGCAAAAATACGCCTTTGCATGTTGCTTCGGTTTCAAAAACCATGACGGCAATGGCGATGATGAAGCTTATAGAAGCAGGAAAAATAAAATTATCGGATCACCTGTCACAGTTTTTTCCGGGATTTCCTTACCCGAATGTTACTGTTCAAACGTTATTAGATCAAAGAAGCGGCCTCCCGAAATATGAATATTTTATCACAAAGATAAAACCGGAACCGGCAGAATTATCCAAGACATTTATAACGAATCAGGATGTATTGAATATGATTATTAAATACAAACCTGAGCTGGCAAGAGATACCGATACCGGATTTATGTACTGTAATACCAATTTTGCTTTATTAGCCTTATTGATTGAAAAAGTTACAAAGACGCCTTTTCCGAAGGCTATGGAAGAAATGGTCTTTGCTCCGCTGAAAATGAAGAATACTTATATTTTCCAGGAAAAGGATATTCCGACAGCTTCTCAGTCGTTTTATTTTGGAGGGAATAAATTATATCCTTTAGATCGGTTAGATCTTATCTATGGAGATAAAAATGTATATACTACGCCGAGAGATCTTTTCAATTTTTCAAAAGCAATGTTTTCAAAGGATTTTTTAAAACCTGAATTGATGAAGATGGTTTTTGAACCTTACAGCAATGAAAAGTTCGGAATGAATAATTATGGTTTGGGCTTTAGAATGAAGATTTTTGATAACGGAGAAAAACTGACTTATCACAACGGATGGTGGCATGGTTCCAATTCGGTTTTTGCTCATTTACTGAAATCTAAAGTCACGATTGTCGCTATTGGTAATAAGTATTCGGGAAGAGTCTATACAGCATTGGCTTTATCCGGCTTATTTGAAGATTTTCCACAGCAAAAAGCGAAATTACATACGGTGATGAACGATAATAAAGATTCTTTGAACGGAGGAAATGAAGTTTTTGGAGAATAA
- a CDS encoding Ig-like domain-containing protein: protein MKRFFLLFVAAFLLHSCARLGSPIGGPKDSLAPKFLSSNIDTTRINVPRDIKELRIDFDEYITLKDINKNLSISPPIKNIKKIIPSSIANKFLLIQWTDTLQANTTYNFNFGNAIADNNEGNILKYFNFAFSTGDKIDDLYISGEIKDALSTKKSTGENKMVVGLFQVKDTMNYRQKPYYISKVDDDGYYELNYLSPGKYKIVAFEDENGNSVYDPGKEKIGFQKDPINFEKSISGLNLKIYPSKKPLKYVEMKEMPGGITMTFEGHPENVKVNPLSDKLKDIKITHTPKSDSVKIWFDAVKSDVGQTVTENLKFKYDAGIKDSALTTSLFYKYNPKNKMTISNGNALLPPKSDLTIVSNYMINSIEPEKWILKKDSTVTQEFTARISETNPYQVLVTSNFEAGKKYQLTIPSKTISSFYDKIGDPYRLDFEADKVENYGSLAFMLTNAPTANYWIQLLDSSDKVLYQKYTKGDYVKFDILKPGEYIVRILVDNNGNKFWDEADLEKDIFAEDAYIYYKQAIVRPLWDSNEDWDLKDTRTLDSPKTPTAPTNKNVSPTVETKTQDLNRTNSTTVPTTTKPIKSDRGVLTPVK, encoded by the coding sequence ATGAAAAGATTTTTTTTATTATTCGTTGCTGCTTTTCTTTTGCATTCATGTGCAAGATTGGGTTCTCCTATTGGTGGACCAAAAGATTCTTTGGCACCGAAGTTTCTTAGCTCCAATATTGATACCACAAGAATTAACGTTCCCAGAGATATTAAGGAGCTCAGAATCGATTTTGACGAATATATTACTTTAAAGGACATTAATAAAAACCTGAGTATTTCCCCACCTATCAAAAATATTAAAAAAATTATTCCTTCCAGTATTGCGAATAAATTTCTTTTGATTCAATGGACGGACACTTTACAGGCGAATACCACGTATAATTTTAATTTCGGAAATGCAATAGCAGATAATAATGAGGGTAATATTTTAAAATATTTCAATTTTGCTTTTTCTACCGGAGATAAAATAGATGATTTATACATCAGCGGGGAGATAAAAGATGCTCTTTCAACTAAAAAAAGCACTGGGGAAAACAAAATGGTTGTCGGCCTTTTTCAGGTAAAAGATACCATGAATTACAGACAAAAGCCTTATTATATTAGTAAAGTGGATGATGACGGATATTATGAACTTAATTATCTGTCACCGGGTAAATATAAAATTGTAGCTTTTGAAGATGAGAACGGGAACTCAGTATATGACCCGGGTAAAGAGAAAATAGGTTTTCAGAAGGATCCGATCAATTTTGAAAAATCGATATCAGGCCTGAATCTTAAGATCTATCCTTCTAAAAAGCCACTGAAGTATGTTGAAATGAAAGAGATGCCGGGAGGAATCACCATGACTTTTGAAGGACATCCTGAAAATGTAAAAGTAAATCCTCTGAGTGATAAACTTAAGGATATAAAAATTACTCATACTCCAAAATCAGATTCTGTAAAAATATGGTTTGATGCCGTGAAAAGCGATGTTGGACAGACAGTAACTGAGAATTTAAAGTTCAAGTATGATGCGGGAATAAAAGACAGTGCTTTAACAACTTCATTGTTCTATAAGTATAATCCGAAGAATAAAATGACCATTTCTAACGGAAATGCTCTTTTACCACCTAAATCCGACCTTACCATTGTTTCAAATTATATGATCAATTCAATAGAACCTGAGAAGTGGATATTGAAAAAGGATAGTACGGTAACCCAGGAATTTACAGCCAGAATATCTGAAACTAATCCTTATCAGGTATTGGTAACCTCCAATTTCGAAGCTGGAAAAAAATATCAGCTTACGATTCCAAGTAAAACCATTTCTTCATTCTATGATAAAATAGGAGATCCTTACCGTCTCGATTTTGAAGCAGATAAGGTTGAAAACTACGGAAGCTTGGCATTCATGCTTACCAATGCTCCGACCGCCAATTATTGGATCCAATTGCTTGATTCCTCTGATAAAGTATTGTATCAAAAATATACAAAAGGAGATTATGTGAAGTTTGATATCTTAAAGCCGGGAGAGTATATTGTAAGGATTCTCGTTGATAATAACGGAAATAAGTTTTGGGACGAGGCAGATTTGGAAAAGGATATTTTTGCTGAAGATGCTTATATATATTATAAACAGGCTATAGTACGACCATTATGGGATTCCAATGAAGATTGGGATTTAAAAGATACAAGAACGTTGGATAGCCCTAAAACTCCTACGGCTCCTACAAATAAAAATGTATCGCCAACAGTGGAGACTAAAACTCAGGACCTTAACAGAACTAATAGTACAACAGTGCCAACTACTACTAAACCTATTAAATCTGATAGGGGCGTTTTAACACCAGTTAAATAA
- a CDS encoding heme-binding domain-containing protein has product MATVKKILFWVLVGLIIIQFIPVDKTNVAVKSSVNFVDVKKTPPKIRTLIKSACYDCHSNETIYPKYAYFAPISWSIKSHVNEGREHLNFSVWGTYNTDLKKSMLDKSIQTIQTKAMPLPGYMVYHKEANLSDAERALLVKYFEEMIKTNSY; this is encoded by the coding sequence ATGGCGACTGTAAAGAAAATATTATTTTGGGTGCTTGTCGGGCTTATTATTATTCAGTTTATCCCGGTTGATAAAACGAATGTTGCCGTTAAAAGTTCAGTTAATTTTGTGGATGTCAAAAAAACACCGCCTAAAATCAGGACCCTTATTAAGTCGGCATGTTATGACTGTCATTCCAATGAAACGATCTATCCTAAATACGCTTATTTTGCACCTATTTCCTGGTCAATTAAAAGCCATGTTAACGAAGGGAGGGAACATCTTAATTTTTCTGTGTGGGGAACTTATAATACCGATCTGAAAAAAAGTATGCTTGATAAATCTATCCAAACAATTCAAACTAAAGCCATGCCTTTGCCGGGATATATGGTTTATCACAAAGAGGCTAACTTATCGGATGCAGAAAGAGCATTGCTGGTGAAATATTTTGAGGAAATGATTAAAACTAATTCTTATTAA
- a CDS encoding NUDIX hydrolase codes for MKLLKYCPSCGKESLQWNNEKKWSCPECGFTLYNNVAGAVAVVIRCGDEIYLTRRNRDPKKGKLDLAGGFVDPKESAEETCKRELFEELKLKVDISNLKYLTSLPNVYQYKEIDYNTIDLFYEYRVSEKFEVNLELSEISEAVWIPLKELDLQEIAFDSQKIFFEKYLQSK; via the coding sequence ATGAAATTATTGAAATACTGCCCCAGCTGCGGCAAAGAATCCTTACAATGGAATAATGAAAAGAAATGGAGCTGCCCCGAATGCGGTTTTACATTATACAATAACGTAGCCGGAGCAGTAGCAGTTGTGATAAGATGTGGTGATGAAATTTATCTTACAAGACGAAACAGAGATCCTAAAAAAGGAAAGTTAGATTTAGCGGGAGGATTTGTAGACCCTAAAGAAAGCGCCGAAGAAACGTGCAAAAGAGAGCTTTTTGAGGAACTGAAATTAAAGGTTGATATTTCAAATTTAAAATATCTTACAAGCCTTCCTAATGTATATCAGTATAAAGAGATTGATTACAATACGATTGATCTTTTTTATGAATATCGTGTTTCAGAAAAGTTTGAAGTGAATCTGGAATTATCCGAAATCTCGGAAGCAGTTTGGATTCCTCTGAAAGAGCTTGATCTCCAAGAAATCGCCTTCGATTCTCAGAAGATCTTCTTTGAAAAATATTTACAATCTAAATAA
- the xerD gene encoding site-specific tyrosine recombinase XerD, whose translation MTWQEKIKDFEIFLRFERNFSENTLDAYIRDIKKLKEYSEESLDNIGPDVISYEHIQQYIFLLSKQKFSERSQARWISSIKAFFKYLVEDEIREDNPATLLEGPKLGLYLPDTLSLPDINKIINAIEVSTDLGKRNQCIIEVLYGCGLRVSELIELKISNINFNEKFIKVTGKGDKTRLVPLADYTAELLKNYIQDVRSKNKINKKHEDCLFLNSRGTSMSRVIVFLIIKELTDKAGVNKKISPHTFRHSFATHLLQNGADLRYIQEMLGHSSITTTEIYTHLKTEELRDVILNYHPRNINITQ comes from the coding sequence ATGACTTGGCAGGAAAAAATTAAAGATTTTGAAATTTTTCTTCGGTTCGAAAGAAATTTTTCAGAAAATACTCTCGACGCCTATATACGGGACATCAAAAAATTAAAAGAATATAGTGAGGAAAGTCTTGACAATATTGGTCCGGATGTTATCAGTTACGAACACATTCAGCAATATATTTTTTTACTTTCAAAACAAAAATTCAGTGAAAGGTCTCAAGCGAGATGGATATCTTCCATAAAGGCTTTTTTCAAATATTTAGTAGAAGACGAAATAAGAGAGGACAATCCGGCAACATTGCTCGAAGGCCCTAAATTGGGGCTATATCTTCCGGATACATTAAGCCTTCCCGATATCAACAAAATCATTAATGCCATAGAAGTTTCAACCGATCTGGGAAAAAGAAACCAGTGTATCATTGAGGTTCTGTATGGTTGTGGATTAAGGGTTTCCGAACTAATCGAACTGAAGATTTCCAATATCAACTTTAACGAGAAATTCATTAAAGTAACAGGAAAAGGAGACAAAACCAGGCTTGTTCCTTTGGCAGACTATACAGCTGAATTATTAAAGAATTACATTCAGGATGTACGTTCTAAAAACAAGATCAATAAAAAGCATGAAGATTGCCTTTTCTTAAACAGCAGAGGAACTTCCATGTCAAGAGTTATCGTGTTTCTGATTATAAAAGAATTAACGGATAAAGCAGGGGTTAACAAAAAGATTTCTCCTCACACCTTCCGCCACTCTTTCGCCACCCATCTTTTGCAAAATGGAGCAGATTTGCGTTACATTCAGGAAATGCTTGGTCATTCAAGCATTACCACCACAGAAATTTATACTCACTTAAAAACGGAAGAACTTCGCGATGTTATACTAAATTATCATCCTAGAAACATCAATATTACACAATGA
- a CDS encoding deoxycytidylate deaminase, giving the protein MNKFDKAYLKMAQEWAKLSYCKRKQVGALIVKDRMIISDGYNGTPSGFENCCENEEGKTHWYVLHAEANAILKLAASTQSAKGATLYLTLSPCKECSKLILQAGITRLVYINEYSDDDGISFLKNHNIEIEQISDVELKK; this is encoded by the coding sequence ATGAATAAGTTTGATAAAGCTTATCTAAAAATGGCTCAGGAATGGGCAAAGCTTTCTTACTGTAAGAGAAAACAGGTAGGAGCTCTGATTGTAAAAGACAGAATGATTATTTCTGACGGATACAACGGCACTCCTTCCGGGTTTGAGAACTGCTGTGAAAATGAGGAAGGAAAAACGCATTGGTATGTACTGCATGCTGAAGCGAATGCCATACTGAAGCTTGCGGCCTCTACACAATCAGCAAAGGGAGCAACATTATATTTAACTCTTTCACCCTGTAAAGAATGCAGTAAACTGATTTTACAGGCGGGGATTACGAGATTAGTATATATTAATGAATATTCTGACGATGACGGAATATCATTTTTAAAAAATCATAATATAGAGATAGAACAGATATCAGATGTTGAATTAAAAAAATAA
- a CDS encoding enoyl-CoA hydratase/isomerase family protein: MNYENILLQTEERISIITINRPESLNALNVKTIQEISTALDELNSEATCRAIIITGSGEKSFVAGADIKEFSDFGQEKAEELARNGQNSLFNKIENLSKPVIAAVNGFALGGGLELAMACHIRYASENAKLGLPEVTLGLIPGYGGTQRLPKLVGKGLANEIIFSAKMIPAQKAKEIGLVNEVFPIEELLTKTKELAKTIANNSPMAISKAIQAVNLSYTDKGFETEIKSFGELFEMEDKKEGVAAFLEKRKPSF; this comes from the coding sequence ATGAACTACGAAAACATATTATTACAAACAGAAGAAAGAATATCAATCATTACCATAAACAGGCCTGAAAGTTTAAATGCATTAAATGTAAAGACCATTCAGGAAATCAGCACAGCGTTGGATGAATTAAATTCTGAAGCGACCTGCAGAGCAATTATTATTACCGGAAGTGGAGAAAAATCGTTTGTTGCAGGTGCTGATATTAAAGAATTTAGCGATTTCGGACAGGAAAAAGCAGAAGAACTGGCAAGAAACGGACAAAATTCACTGTTCAATAAAATTGAAAACCTATCTAAACCGGTAATCGCAGCTGTTAATGGTTTTGCTTTAGGTGGCGGTTTAGAACTGGCAATGGCTTGTCATATAAGATATGCTTCCGAAAATGCAAAATTAGGTCTTCCGGAAGTTACTTTAGGTCTAATTCCCGGATACGGAGGAACCCAGAGACTTCCAAAATTGGTAGGAAAAGGATTGGCGAATGAAATTATTTTCTCTGCTAAAATGATTCCCGCACAAAAAGCTAAAGAAATAGGACTTGTGAATGAAGTTTTCCCTATTGAAGAGCTTTTAACAAAAACTAAAGAACTGGCAAAAACGATTGCTAATAATTCACCAATGGCGATTTCAAAAGCAATACAGGCTGTGAATTTATCTTACACAGACAAAGGCTTTGAAACTGAGATCAAATCATTTGGAGAGCTTTTTGAAATGGAAGATAAAAAAGAAGGAGTTGCTGCTTTTCTTGAAAAAAGGAAACCCAGCTTTTAA
- a CDS encoding catalase — MDSKKITLSNGSPYFEHQDSQTVGPRGPVLLQDFILQENLAHFVRERIPERIVHAKGSGAYGKFTVTHDISQYTKAKLFSAVGNSCKMFARFSTVGGEKGSADTARDPRGFALKFYTEDGNWDLVGNNTPVFFIKDAKKFPDFIHTQKRVPKTNLKSATMMWDFWSLNPESLHQVLILMSDRGTPYGYRHMHGFGSHTYSMINDKNERVWVKFHLKTKQGIKNFSNDEAVSMAGKNPDFAQEDLCNAIENGEFPKWTMYIQVMTEEEARDFRWNPFDITKVWFQKDFPLIEVGEMELNEIPANYFAHVEQSTFSPGNLINGISFSPDKMLQGRLFSYPDAHRYRVGVNAHQLEVNRCPFAVNNYQRDGFMADSSHYQDKPNYFPNSFDDIKPDPSYKSFEYELDSAHVASYNRNENDDDHYTQPGLLYSKAMSAQDRENLVNNIVASMKEINGPKKDEIINRQLCHFFRANIELGMKVASQLSVNIDANMMNHSK; from the coding sequence ACATTAAGCAACGGTTCCCCATATTTTGAACATCAGGATTCACAAACAGTAGGTCCCAGAGGCCCCGTATTACTGCAAGATTTCATTCTTCAGGAAAACCTTGCTCACTTTGTAAGAGAGAGAATTCCCGAAAGAATTGTTCACGCCAAAGGAAGCGGTGCCTATGGAAAATTTACCGTCACCCATGATATTAGCCAATATACCAAAGCAAAATTGTTTTCTGCAGTTGGGAATTCATGCAAAATGTTTGCCCGGTTTTCTACGGTAGGAGGTGAAAAGGGCAGCGCAGATACCGCAAGAGACCCAAGAGGTTTTGCCTTAAAGTTTTATACAGAAGACGGAAATTGGGATTTAGTAGGCAACAACACTCCAGTTTTCTTTATTAAAGATGCTAAAAAATTCCCGGACTTCATCCATACTCAAAAAAGAGTTCCGAAAACCAATTTAAAAAGCGCCACCATGATGTGGGATTTTTGGAGTCTGAATCCTGAATCTCTTCATCAGGTTCTTATTTTAATGTCTGACAGAGGAACGCCTTACGGATACAGACATATGCATGGCTTCGGTTCTCATACCTATTCAATGATTAATGATAAAAATGAACGCGTATGGGTAAAATTTCATTTAAAAACCAAACAGGGAATTAAAAATTTCTCCAATGATGAAGCTGTAAGTATGGCAGGGAAAAATCCTGATTTTGCTCAGGAAGATCTTTGTAATGCTATTGAAAACGGTGAGTTTCCAAAATGGACAATGTATATACAGGTGATGACAGAAGAAGAGGCAAGAGATTTCAGATGGAATCCTTTTGATATCACTAAAGTATGGTTTCAAAAAGATTTCCCTTTAATTGAAGTTGGAGAAATGGAACTGAATGAAATTCCTGCCAATTACTTCGCTCACGTGGAACAGTCTACTTTTTCTCCCGGCAATTTGATTAACGGAATCAGTTTTTCTCCGGATAAAATGCTTCAGGGCAGACTTTTCTCTTATCCGGATGCTCACAGATACAGAGTGGGTGTAAATGCTCACCAACTGGAAGTAAACCGATGTCCTTTTGCTGTTAATAATTATCAACGTGACGGCTTCATGGCAGATTCCAGTCATTATCAGGACAAACCTAATTATTTCCCGAACAGTTTTGATGACATTAAACCAGATCCGTCTTATAAAAGTTTCGAATATGAACTTGACAGTGCTCATGTTGCAAGTTACAACAGAAACGAAAATGATGATGACCATTACACCCAACCAGGATTATTATATTCAAAGGCAATGTCCGCACAAGACAGAGAAAATCTGGTGAACAACATAGTAGCGAGTATGAAGGAAATAAACGGACCTAAGAAAGACGAGATCATCAACCGACAATTATGTCATTTTTTCAGAGCCAATATTGAACTGGGTATGAAAGTTGCTTCTCAATTGAGTGTAAACATTGATGCAAATATGATGAATCATTCCAAATAA